The following coding sequences lie in one Rothia sp. SD9660Na genomic window:
- a CDS encoding DUF2516 family protein, whose translation MTPIALILMVTYYVGLALALVVAALSIFALVEAARASSYAYQSAFKRTKGFWVGVTAAAAVFSVLMVWQSLTIGGGSIFLQLIAATAVGVFLADVRPAVAVRRR comes from the coding sequence ATGACCCCCATTGCCCTGATTCTGATGGTCACCTACTACGTGGGCCTTGCCCTGGCCCTGGTAGTTGCCGCCCTGTCGATTTTCGCCCTGGTTGAGGCCGCCCGCGCCTCAAGCTACGCCTACCAGAGCGCCTTCAAGCGCACCAAGGGCTTCTGGGTGGGCGTAACCGCGGCAGCGGCTGTATTCTCTGTGCTGATGGTCTGGCAGTCACTGACTATCGGCGGCGGCTCTATTTTCTTGCAGCTCATTGCCGCAACCGCCGTGGGGGTCTTCCTCGCGGACGTCCGCCCCGCTGTTGCGGTACGCCGCCGTTAG
- a CDS encoding PLP-dependent aspartate aminotransferase family protein — translation MTEQNLSPETRLVAGGRPAHDDLAPVNPPIAMSSTFRQTGPSDLNTYARFSNQSWDGIEEVVADLEGAELPGLVFASGMAAVAAVQDLVPVGSIILLPEHTYMASVSMAKRLEARGITTVVRLDIENTESVIAELEKAAATAGTTPENINYAAPKVLLWMESPTNPMMEVADLPAILAATQRLGIVSAVDNTFATPLGQNPLALGADVVVHSATKSIAGHSDVLLGITVTSKPTLREAMAAHRTTNGAIAGPFEAWLGLRGVRTLGVRVERAAANAIELAQRLQAHPAVKAVRYPGLPTDPGFERASAQMRTFGSILSITLDATAEETDRVVKALNIWTPATSLGGVESLIERRRRHGSEPHSIPESLLRLSVGIENVDDLYNDLAAALDNLK, via the coding sequence ATGACTGAACAGAACCTCTCACCTGAAACCCGCCTGGTGGCCGGTGGCCGCCCCGCCCACGATGATCTGGCTCCCGTGAACCCGCCGATTGCTATGTCGTCCACCTTCCGCCAGACCGGCCCCTCAGACCTCAACACCTATGCCCGCTTCTCCAACCAGAGCTGGGACGGCATCGAAGAGGTCGTCGCTGACCTTGAAGGGGCAGAGCTGCCCGGCCTGGTCTTTGCCTCCGGCATGGCAGCCGTTGCCGCGGTGCAGGATCTGGTGCCCGTTGGCTCTATTATTCTGCTGCCCGAGCATACCTACATGGCATCTGTGTCTATGGCTAAGCGTCTCGAAGCCCGCGGTATCACCACCGTGGTGCGCCTCGACATTGAAAACACCGAGTCCGTCATTGCCGAACTCGAAAAGGCCGCCGCTACTGCCGGTACCACCCCCGAGAACATCAACTACGCTGCTCCCAAGGTGTTGCTCTGGATGGAGTCCCCCACCAATCCCATGATGGAGGTCGCCGACCTGCCCGCTATCCTCGCGGCAACTCAGCGCCTGGGTATCGTCTCTGCTGTTGACAACACCTTCGCCACCCCGCTGGGGCAGAACCCCCTGGCCCTGGGTGCCGATGTGGTCGTCCATTCCGCCACCAAGTCCATCGCCGGTCACTCCGATGTGCTGCTGGGCATCACCGTCACCTCTAAACCGACCCTGCGCGAAGCCATGGCCGCCCACCGCACCACCAACGGCGCTATCGCCGGCCCCTTCGAAGCCTGGCTGGGTCTGCGCGGCGTCCGCACCCTGGGTGTGCGCGTTGAACGCGCCGCCGCTAACGCCATCGAACTGGCCCAGCGCCTGCAGGCCCACCCCGCCGTCAAGGCCGTGCGCTACCCCGGACTGCCTACCGACCCCGGCTTTGAGCGGGCGTCCGCACAGATGCGCACCTTCGGCTCGATCCTCTCCATCACCCTGGACGCCACTGCCGAAGAAACCGACCGCGTGGTCAAAGCCCTGAACATCTGGACACCCGCAACTAGCCTCGGTGGCGTAGAATCACTGATTGAACGCCGCCGCCGTCACGGTTCGGAGCCCCACTCAATCCCCGAGTCGCTACTGCGCCTGTCGGTAGGTATCGAGAACGTCGATGACCTCTACAATGACCTGGCCGCGGCCCTCGACAACCTCAAGTAA
- a CDS encoding ATP-binding cassette domain-containing protein — translation MLHNLSFTLAPGATALLGHNGAGKSTLFSLIATALKPAQGTISLNLGHQELDSSQQSKRYRKHIALVPQHYNPVPGLTVEEHIRYVSWLASNSALEMNSLAQEALVATHLTELANRKATELSGGETQRLAIAGALATGATVLLLDEPTAGLDPSHKDGINRLISSIGQERIVLVATHDLYQLDEIYQNVLALSQGHLQFSGSTAAFLKPFQGSPQEQALAAFNHFMDR, via the coding sequence GTGCTTCATAACCTTAGCTTCACGCTAGCACCCGGCGCTACCGCTCTGCTCGGCCACAACGGGGCAGGGAAGAGCACACTCTTCTCACTCATAGCAACAGCCCTTAAACCCGCCCAAGGCACCATTAGCCTCAACCTTGGGCACCAAGAACTCGATAGTAGCCAGCAGTCCAAGCGCTACCGCAAACATATAGCCCTGGTGCCCCAGCACTATAACCCGGTACCTGGGCTCACAGTAGAAGAACATATCCGCTACGTTAGCTGGTTAGCATCAAACTCGGCCCTAGAGATGAACTCCCTAGCCCAAGAAGCTCTTGTGGCCACTCACCTGACAGAACTAGCAAACAGAAAAGCCACGGAACTCTCAGGTGGTGAGACCCAACGTCTGGCTATCGCAGGTGCTCTTGCTACCGGCGCTACAGTTCTACTCCTTGATGAACCCACCGCAGGCCTTGACCCCTCCCATAAGGACGGGATTAACCGGCTAATCTCTAGCATCGGGCAGGAGCGCATTGTCCTGGTGGCTACTCATGATCTCTACCAGCTTGACGAAATCTACCAGAACGTTCTTGCTTTGAGCCAGGGGCATCTGCAATTCTCGGGCAGTACCGCTGCCTTTCTCAAACCCTTTCAGGGCAGCCCGCAAGAGCAAGCCCTTGCAGCCTTTAATCACTTCATGGACCGGTAA
- the tmk gene encoding dTMP kinase, translated as MTQALIYTPEADPGVRTLPADASSAARPYPGTFIAFEGGDGSGKTTQIKLLADALTQRGYSVLVTREPGGTDVGEKLRALVLEHGNGEIDPHTEALMFAASRAAHAHQKIRPALEAGQVVLCDRYIDSSAAYQGAGRGLGIGTVVDLSRWATSNLLPDTTILLDVPLAEGRSRTGTRGAADRMESADDTFHRTLHATFQQLADANPERYARIDGARPIEDVHKDVLAAALGSIA; from the coding sequence GTGACCCAAGCACTTATCTACACCCCAGAAGCCGACCCGGGCGTCCGCACCCTCCCGGCGGACGCGAGCAGCGCAGCCCGCCCCTACCCTGGAACCTTTATCGCCTTTGAAGGCGGGGACGGCTCGGGCAAAACCACCCAGATTAAACTCCTGGCCGACGCCCTAACCCAGCGCGGCTACTCGGTGCTGGTCACCCGCGAACCCGGCGGAACCGATGTCGGTGAGAAACTCCGCGCCCTGGTTCTTGAACACGGCAACGGTGAGATTGACCCCCACACCGAAGCCCTGATGTTTGCCGCCTCCCGCGCGGCCCACGCCCACCAGAAGATTCGCCCCGCCCTTGAAGCCGGGCAGGTGGTGCTCTGCGACCGCTACATCGATTCATCAGCTGCCTACCAGGGGGCCGGCCGGGGCCTGGGCATCGGCACCGTAGTAGATCTCAGCCGCTGGGCTACCTCTAACCTGCTGCCCGACACCACCATTCTGCTCGATGTGCCCTTGGCCGAAGGACGTTCCCGCACAGGCACCCGGGGCGCCGCCGACCGCATGGAATCAGCAGATGACACCTTCCACCGCACCCTACACGCCACATTCCAGCAGCTAGCCGACGCCAACCCCGAGCGGTACGCCCGCATTGACGGTGCCCGCCCCATCGAGGACGTCCACAAGGACGTGCTAGCAGCAGCCCTGGGGAGTATCGCATGA
- a CDS encoding DNA polymerase III subunit delta': MSVFDSLTGQLDVRAQLTRAATDDKPTHAWLFTGPPGAGRSTAALAFAAALLCDQPDPAARGCGHCRSCQTVLSGSHADFLHFATEKTTITIDEARDFVVKAQDRPAVGRWRVMLIEDADRMPERTSNVLLKAIEEPPPYTIWLLTAPSPADVLVTIRSRCRPVKLRLPSVADVAARLLADAQARGENLEPHQADFVARLSQGNLEVAHKLATDPEARKRRSTVVQMPITLRSIAAAMEAADDLITIAEAEAETDAETRNEAERSALLTALGYEDGEKLSPTHRAQVRQLEEDQKRRAKRIQTDTLDRFLADIQTVFRDVLTVQLSTGADIINAHLTDDIYAYAERTSPNRTLAHLDTVATTRRRIRTNAGARLAFEAMMTSFIA, from the coding sequence ATGAGCGTCTTTGACTCCCTCACCGGCCAGCTCGACGTGCGCGCCCAGCTCACCCGCGCCGCTACCGACGACAAACCAACCCACGCCTGGCTCTTCACCGGCCCTCCCGGGGCAGGCCGCTCCACCGCTGCCCTGGCCTTCGCCGCCGCCCTGCTCTGCGACCAGCCCGACCCGGCCGCCCGGGGCTGCGGGCACTGCCGCTCCTGCCAGACGGTGCTCAGTGGCTCCCACGCCGACTTCCTACACTTCGCCACCGAAAAAACCACCATCACCATCGACGAAGCCCGTGACTTCGTGGTCAAGGCCCAGGACCGCCCGGCGGTCGGGCGCTGGCGCGTCATGCTCATTGAGGACGCCGACCGCATGCCCGAGCGCACCTCCAACGTGCTACTCAAAGCTATTGAAGAGCCCCCGCCCTACACCATCTGGCTGCTCACCGCCCCCTCGCCCGCCGACGTCCTGGTGACCATCCGCTCCCGCTGCCGCCCGGTCAAGCTACGCCTGCCCTCGGTGGCGGACGTCGCCGCCCGGCTTCTTGCCGACGCGCAGGCCCGCGGGGAGAACCTAGAGCCCCACCAGGCAGACTTTGTTGCCCGCCTGTCCCAGGGCAATCTAGAGGTAGCCCACAAGCTAGCCACCGACCCCGAAGCCCGCAAACGCCGCAGCACAGTGGTACAGATGCCCATCACCCTGCGTTCCATTGCCGCTGCCATGGAGGCCGCCGACGACCTCATCACCATCGCCGAAGCGGAAGCCGAAACGGACGCCGAAACCCGCAACGAAGCCGAGCGTTCCGCCCTGCTCACAGCCCTGGGCTATGAGGACGGCGAGAAGCTCTCCCCCACCCACCGAGCCCAGGTGCGCCAGCTCGAAGAAGACCAAAAACGCCGCGCCAAGCGCATTCAAACCGACACCCTCGACCGGTTCTTAGCCGACATTCAAACCGTCTTCCGCGATGTGCTGACCGTGCAGCTCTCCACCGGGGCAGACATCATCAACGCCCACCTAACCGATGACATCTACGCCTACGCCGAGCGCACCAGCCCCAACCGCACCCTAGCCCACCTCGATACGGTAGCTACCACCCGCCGCCGCATCCGTACCAACGCCGGTGCCCGCCTGGCCTTCGAAGCCATGATGACCAGCTTCATTGCCTAG
- a CDS encoding PFL family protein, producing MFSDRSGNILETLQMINEDKLDIRTVTMGISLLDCADSDGAVARQKIYDKITSRAARLVEVAEGIEAELGIPIINKRISVTPIALVAGASNDEDYVEFAKTLDAAAKAVGVNFIGGFTALVDKGATPADEKLMRSIPRALNETDVVCASVNIGSSRAGINMTAVRTMGEVIRETAEGSAEAHGFGCSKLVVFANAVSDNPFMAGAFHGVQEADTVISVGVSGPGVVKRALEKVRGASFDDCAEAIKKAAFKITRMGQLVGTLAAERLGVEFGIVDLSLAPTAEVGDSVAHVLEEMGLESVGTHGTVAALALLNDAVKKGGLMACSHVGGLSGSFIPISEDIGMIEAAAAGKITLDKLEAMTAICSVGLDMVAVPGDTSAATISAMIADEAAIGVMNHKTTAVRVIPAIGLEVGEMVEFGGLLGRAPVMPAHPESAEVFVARGGRIPSPVHGFRN from the coding sequence ATGTTTAGCGACCGTTCCGGTAACATTCTTGAGACCCTGCAGATGATCAATGAAGATAAGCTTGATATCCGCACGGTCACCATGGGCATCTCTCTACTGGACTGCGCCGACTCTGATGGCGCGGTAGCCCGCCAGAAGATTTACGACAAGATTACCTCCCGTGCAGCCCGCCTGGTTGAAGTAGCTGAGGGTATTGAGGCTGAACTCGGCATTCCCATTATCAATAAGCGTATTTCGGTGACCCCGATTGCCCTGGTAGCGGGTGCCTCAAACGACGAGGACTACGTGGAGTTCGCCAAGACCCTGGACGCCGCCGCTAAGGCTGTGGGGGTTAACTTCATTGGTGGCTTCACCGCCCTGGTGGATAAGGGCGCTACCCCGGCTGACGAGAAGCTCATGCGCTCTATTCCACGTGCCCTGAACGAAACCGATGTGGTCTGTGCATCGGTGAACATCGGCTCATCTCGTGCCGGTATCAACATGACCGCCGTGCGCACCATGGGCGAGGTTATCCGCGAAACCGCTGAGGGCTCTGCTGAGGCCCACGGCTTTGGCTGCTCCAAGCTGGTGGTTTTTGCCAACGCTGTTTCTGACAACCCCTTCATGGCAGGTGCCTTCCACGGGGTGCAGGAGGCCGACACCGTTATCTCGGTGGGCGTCTCTGGCCCCGGCGTAGTTAAGCGTGCCCTCGAGAAGGTGCGCGGGGCGTCCTTCGACGACTGCGCTGAAGCCATTAAGAAGGCAGCCTTCAAGATTACCCGCATGGGTCAGCTGGTGGGCACCCTGGCCGCTGAGCGCCTGGGCGTGGAGTTCGGCATCGTCGACCTTTCCCTGGCTCCCACCGCCGAGGTGGGCGACTCAGTAGCCCACGTGCTCGAAGAGATGGGGCTTGAATCGGTGGGTACCCACGGCACCGTCGCTGCCCTGGCCCTGCTCAATGACGCGGTGAAGAAGGGCGGGCTCATGGCCTGCTCGCACGTGGGTGGCCTCTCGGGCTCCTTCATCCCGATTTCTGAGGATATCGGCATGATTGAAGCTGCAGCCGCCGGCAAGATTACCCTCGATAAGCTCGAAGCTATGACCGCGATTTGTTCCGTGGGCCTGGATATGGTGGCGGTTCCCGGCGATACCTCGGCCGCGACTATTTCGGCCATGATTGCCGACGAAGCCGCGATTGGCGTCATGAACCACAAGACTACCGCTGTGCGCGTCATTCCGGCGATCGGTCTGGAGGTCGGTGAGATGGTGGAGTTTGGTGGCCTGCTGGGCCGCGCCCCTGTCATGCCCGCCCACCCCGAGTCGGCTGAGGTCTTTGTGGCCCGTGGCGGCCGCATCCCCTCCCCGGTGCACGGCTTCCGCAACTAA
- a CDS encoding ACT domain-containing protein has product MKIILTVTGLDHEGIIAGVTTKLAERKVNIENVSQTLMQGYFTMILQGSFDDSAQSITDLQEAMKPVEEEQRVQIRIQSDAIFQAMHTL; this is encoded by the coding sequence GTGAAAATTATTCTGACCGTCACCGGCCTTGACCACGAAGGCATCATCGCTGGCGTCACCACCAAGCTGGCTGAGCGCAAGGTCAATATCGAAAACGTCTCCCAGACCCTCATGCAGGGCTACTTCACCATGATCTTGCAGGGTAGCTTCGACGATTCTGCCCAGTCGATTACCGACCTGCAAGAGGCTATGAAGCCGGTGGAAGAAGAGCAGCGCGTGCAGATTCGTATTCAGTCTGACGCCATCTTCCAGGCCATGCACACCCTCTAG
- the manA gene encoding mannose-6-phosphate isomerase, class I, giving the protein MGELFSLDNPIQNYAWGSYETLALMRGVPAPTEQPEAELWVGAHSSAPSVAHVDGGAFPLDALVGEQPARFLNPQRSSDTFPFLFKILAIESPLSIQVHPTDEQAQAGFDDENARGIALDDPARNYKDRFSKPETVIALSDMRILTGVREFTELRAIAEHFSLPWLTGALGAAKTAKELLTVIIRMPQDAAAAAVEQTVASARAWVAKNGEVPGSESTAAGVAELVTLIDSKYPGDRGLLVALVMNLVYLAPGDSAYTPDGQVHAYVSGTAIELMNPSDNVMRAGLTPKHIDEEELIKILGEGQGAPTVQRPTPTSEKAAEYSMWDERLSVTHLVVEEGETITLPLSGVATALCAGGTVVVSDEVKTFTLTGTQSVMYVGEPTEVTVTGAGELYIAAQR; this is encoded by the coding sequence ATGGGTGAACTTTTTTCTTTAGATAATCCAATTCAGAACTACGCCTGGGGCTCTTACGAGACACTGGCCCTCATGCGCGGCGTCCCTGCCCCCACCGAACAGCCGGAAGCTGAGCTGTGGGTGGGTGCGCACTCGTCCGCCCCCTCCGTAGCTCACGTGGACGGCGGTGCCTTCCCGCTCGATGCCCTGGTCGGCGAGCAGCCTGCCCGCTTCCTCAACCCGCAGCGTAGCAGCGACACCTTCCCCTTCCTCTTCAAGATTCTTGCTATTGAATCTCCCCTGTCAATTCAGGTGCACCCCACCGACGAGCAGGCCCAGGCTGGTTTTGACGACGAAAACGCCCGCGGCATCGCCCTTGACGACCCGGCGCGTAACTACAAGGACCGGTTCTCTAAGCCTGAAACCGTCATCGCCCTCTCTGATATGCGCATCCTAACCGGCGTGCGCGAGTTCACAGAACTGCGCGCTATTGCCGAGCACTTCTCCCTGCCCTGGCTCACCGGGGCCCTGGGCGCGGCCAAGACCGCCAAGGAGCTACTGACCGTTATTATCCGTATGCCGCAGGACGCCGCAGCGGCAGCTGTGGAGCAGACCGTCGCGTCCGCGCGTGCCTGGGTAGCCAAGAACGGTGAAGTTCCCGGTAGTGAATCAACCGCCGCTGGTGTTGCCGAGCTGGTCACCCTGATTGATAGCAAGTACCCCGGCGACCGCGGCCTGCTGGTGGCCCTGGTCATGAACCTGGTCTACCTTGCCCCCGGCGACTCTGCCTACACCCCCGATGGCCAGGTGCACGCCTACGTCTCGGGTACCGCTATTGAGCTGATGAACCCCTCAGATAACGTCATGCGTGCCGGTCTTACCCCCAAGCACATCGATGAGGAGGAGCTCATCAAGATTCTGGGTGAGGGCCAGGGCGCACCTACTGTCCAGCGCCCTACCCCCACCAGCGAGAAGGCCGCCGAGTATTCCATGTGGGACGAGCGCCTCTCAGTCACCCACCTGGTCGTTGAAGAGGGCGAAACCATTACTCTGCCCCTATCCGGTGTAGCTACCGCCCTGTGTGCGGGAGGCACCGTTGTGGTCAGCGACGAGGTCAAGACCTTCACCCTGACCGGTACCCAGTCGGTCATGTATGTGGGCGAACCCACCGAGGTGACCGTCACCGGCGCCGGCGAACTCTACATCGCAGCCCAGCGCTAA
- a CDS encoding phosphomannomutase/phosphoglucomutase produces the protein MNTIDLTASFKAYDVRGIVGETITAETVRATGAAFVDVLGLAGQDVLVGADMRPSGPEFMAAFAEGATARGANVINIGLISTDELYFACGVENAAGVTFTASHNPAEYNGMKMSKAGAVPLSSESGLFDIRDLAQKYLDEGEIPSVENPGSVSEKDVLKAYSEYLRNLVDLSGIRPLKVVVDAGNGMGGMTTPAVLGDAILPGLPLEIVPLYFELDGTFPNHPANPLEPANLVDLQKAVVEHGADIGLAFDGDADRCFVIDEKGEPVTPSAITALVAEREIARAKAEGNDEPVIIYNLITSKAVPELVEKLGGRAIKTRVGHSFIKAVMAEESGVFGGEHSAHYYFKDFFNADTGMLAAMHVLATLGEGEQPLSKLGAAYSPYVPSGEINSELEDKAGAIARVAEYFGDTVEVSDMDGTTFEHKTEGWWANLRPSNTEPFLRLNLEAPDQATMERVRDQILKIVREG, from the coding sequence GTGAATACTATTGATTTAACCGCATCTTTTAAGGCTTACGATGTTCGCGGCATCGTGGGCGAAACCATCACCGCCGAGACCGTCCGCGCAACCGGCGCAGCTTTCGTAGACGTTCTCGGTCTGGCTGGCCAGGACGTTCTGGTGGGTGCCGACATGCGCCCCTCAGGCCCCGAGTTCATGGCCGCTTTCGCTGAGGGTGCTACTGCCCGCGGCGCCAACGTCATCAACATCGGCTTGATCTCTACCGACGAACTCTACTTCGCCTGTGGCGTTGAGAACGCTGCCGGTGTCACCTTCACCGCCTCCCACAACCCTGCCGAGTACAACGGCATGAAGATGTCTAAGGCGGGCGCCGTTCCCCTGTCATCAGAGTCCGGTCTCTTTGATATTCGTGACCTGGCCCAGAAGTACCTGGACGAAGGTGAAATTCCCTCCGTTGAGAACCCCGGCTCTGTTTCTGAGAAGGACGTGCTCAAGGCCTACTCAGAGTACCTGCGCAACCTGGTTGATCTCTCGGGCATCCGCCCCCTCAAGGTTGTTGTGGACGCCGGTAACGGCATGGGCGGCATGACCACCCCCGCTGTGCTGGGCGACGCAATCCTGCCCGGCCTGCCCCTGGAAATCGTGCCCCTCTACTTCGAGCTGGACGGCACCTTCCCCAACCACCCCGCCAACCCCCTGGAACCTGCCAACCTGGTAGACCTGCAGAAGGCTGTTGTTGAGCATGGTGCAGATATTGGCCTGGCTTTCGACGGTGACGCCGACCGCTGCTTCGTCATCGATGAGAAGGGTGAGCCCGTTACTCCGTCCGCTATTACCGCCCTGGTAGCTGAGCGCGAGATTGCCCGCGCCAAGGCTGAAGGCAACGACGAGCCCGTGATCATCTACAACCTGATTACCTCCAAGGCTGTTCCTGAGCTGGTTGAGAAGCTGGGCGGCCGCGCTATCAAGACCCGCGTGGGCCACTCCTTCATCAAGGCTGTTATGGCTGAAGAGTCTGGCGTTTTCGGTGGCGAGCACTCCGCTCACTACTACTTCAAGGACTTCTTCAACGCCGACACCGGCATGCTGGCTGCCATGCACGTTCTGGCTACTCTGGGCGAGGGCGAGCAGCCCCTCTCCAAGCTGGGCGCTGCCTACTCCCCCTACGTCCCCTCCGGCGAAATCAACTCTGAGCTGGAAGACAAGGCCGGTGCTATCGCCCGCGTTGCCGAGTACTTCGGCGATACCGTTGAGGTATCCGACATGGACGGTACCACCTTCGAGCACAAGACCGAGGGCTGGTGGGCTAACCTGCGCCCCTCCAACACCGAGCCCTTCCTGCGCCTGAACCTTGAGGCCCCCGACCAGGCCACCATGGAGCGCGTGCGCGATCAGATTCTCAAGATCGTGCGCGAGGGCTAA
- a CDS encoding globin domain-containing protein has translation MLSAKSRPVIEATLPVIAERINDITPDFYQRMFAARPDLLDGMFSRSSQLEGTQPKALAGSIAVFASYILANPDKYPDEVLSRVAHKHASLGLREEEYPTVYKYLFEAIAANLGDILTPEIAEAWTEVYWLMADALIKLEKGLYASQANDVMFAPFRLVERKETGENVLDLTFEPANAVAMTDAIAGQYVSIVTKAKDGLRQARQFTLLPAEKNQRRVAIKLDTAGEMTPILHELQAGAIVEVSNPYGDVTLGGFGDDDSQPLYLFSAGIGVTPMIAFLSELAATGSKREVVVVHADRSFATWPLRDEMTAYVEMLENGRLISFIEADGEGDFEGRVNVAELNVPANASAYLCGPLGFMQGVRSQLVEAGLPGTNIQYEIFGPDQWMLHDQARAS, from the coding sequence GTGCTCTCAGCCAAGTCCCGCCCCGTCATCGAGGCAACCCTGCCCGTGATCGCCGAGCGTATCAACGACATCACCCCCGACTTCTACCAGCGCATGTTTGCTGCTCGCCCCGACCTGCTTGACGGTATGTTCTCCCGTTCATCCCAGCTCGAAGGCACCCAGCCCAAGGCATTAGCAGGCTCCATCGCGGTCTTTGCCTCCTACATTCTGGCCAACCCCGACAAGTACCCCGACGAGGTACTCTCCCGCGTTGCCCACAAGCACGCCTCTCTGGGCCTGCGCGAAGAGGAATACCCCACCGTCTACAAGTACCTCTTCGAGGCTATCGCCGCTAACCTGGGGGATATCCTGACCCCCGAGATCGCAGAAGCCTGGACCGAGGTCTACTGGCTCATGGCCGACGCCCTCATCAAGCTTGAAAAGGGCCTCTACGCCTCCCAGGCCAACGACGTCATGTTCGCCCCCTTCCGCCTGGTAGAGCGCAAAGAAACCGGCGAGAACGTGCTCGACCTTACCTTTGAGCCCGCTAACGCCGTCGCCATGACCGACGCCATTGCCGGCCAGTACGTTTCTATCGTCACCAAGGCTAAGGACGGCCTGCGCCAGGCCCGCCAGTTCACCCTGCTGCCCGCCGAGAAGAACCAGCGCCGCGTCGCCATCAAGCTCGATACCGCCGGCGAAATGACCCCCATCCTGCACGAGCTACAGGCCGGCGCTATCGTTGAGGTCTCAAACCCCTACGGCGACGTCACCCTGGGCGGCTTCGGCGACGACGACTCCCAGCCCCTCTACCTCTTCTCAGCCGGTATCGGCGTCACCCCCATGATTGCCTTCCTCTCAGAGTTGGCCGCAACCGGCTCCAAGCGCGAGGTCGTTGTTGTACATGCCGACCGCTCCTTCGCCACCTGGCCCCTGCGCGATGAGATGACCGCCTACGTTGAGATGCTCGAGAACGGCCGCCTGATCTCATTCATCGAGGCGGACGGCGAGGGCGACTTCGAGGGGCGCGTCAACGTGGCTGAGCTGAACGTTCCCGCTAACGCCTCTGCCTACCTGTGCGGCCCCCTGGGCTTCATGCAGGGCGTCCGCTCCCAGCTAGTTGAGGCTGGCCTGCCCGGTACTAACATCCAGTACGAGATTTTCGGCCCCGACCAGTGGATGCTGCACGACCAGGCCCGCGCCTCCTAA
- a CDS encoding Rrf2 family transcriptional regulator: MHLTAFSDVSLRVLMLLSGLDGEQISTQKIAEGVGTPYNHVTKAVAFLANMGLVESTRGRTGGVRLSEAGARATVGQVLRASEGDIPMVECEGSANECPMRHSCSLKKILANAREEFFKMLDPVVISELPNEKQMGPVFLELGLGPLAQTKKLPQASFAS, translated from the coding sequence GTGCATCTTACCGCATTTTCTGACGTGTCGCTGCGCGTCCTGATGCTGCTATCGGGTCTCGACGGTGAGCAGATATCTACCCAGAAAATCGCTGAGGGTGTGGGTACCCCTTACAACCATGTGACGAAGGCAGTGGCCTTTTTGGCCAACATGGGCCTGGTAGAGTCTACCCGCGGACGCACCGGCGGGGTGCGCCTGTCAGAGGCCGGTGCCCGCGCCACGGTAGGGCAGGTACTTCGTGCCTCTGAAGGCGATATTCCCATGGTGGAGTGCGAGGGCAGCGCGAACGAATGCCCCATGCGCCATTCCTGTTCCCTGAAAAAAATTCTGGCAAACGCCCGCGAAGAATTCTTCAAAATGCTTGACCCGGTGGTTATTTCTGAGCTGCCCAACGAGAAGCAGATGGGCCCGGTGTTCCTAGAGCTGGGGCTTGGCCCCCTGGCTCAGACAAAAAAGCTGCCCCAGGCGTCCTTTGCCTCATAA